CGGAAACTTGAGAGAAGCCAACTTGATGGGCGATCGCTGCAATGGCCTGTTCATGGTCGGGATAGCGATAGCCATGGATGAATACAATGGCGCAACTGCGAATTCCATCATCGTAGGCTGCCTGCATGGCCTGGATAATGCGCTCTAGCTCGGCAGCGCTGAGGGCAATATGTTCCTCACCCTCAGCCGTGTAACGCTCATTCACCTCTAGCACCTGCTCATAGAGCATATCGGGTAATATAATCTCCCGGGCAAAGATGTTGGGGCGGTTTTGATAGCCAATGCGTAGAACATCCTGGAATCCGCGGGTGGTGACGAGTAGGGTGCGATCGCCCTTCCGTTCCAATAAAGCATTGGTCGCCACAGTCGTTCCCATTTTCACCCGCTGCAGTTGTCCAGCGGGAATAGGTTCATGGGCAGCCAGACCTAGAATATCGCGAATGCCCTGAATGACGGCGTCTGCATAGCGATTGGGCTGTTCTGACAGCAGTTTGTACACAATCACCCACTGCTGACGGGGCAAGACTGCCACCTGAAAACGAGGTTGGCTAGAGAGACGTTCAGCGATCGCGCTATCATCTGTCACCGCTACAAGATCCGTAAATGTTCCACCGCGATCAGCAAAAACGTTTAACATACTTAAAACTCCTGATATGTGTTCGAAAAATTTGATGACGCTCGGAACAGCCTCTTGCATTCTCATACTATGAGGGGCTTGATCTTATCTTTCATTATCCTCATAGTATGACCCGAACCCCAACAAGACTTGCTTGCATTATATCAAATCCAGTTAGACGCACAATTGCATTCAAGGCTTGGGCAATTCAGATGCCTGTAGCTCTTTTGCTAAAGTGAG
Above is a genomic segment from Candidatus Obscuribacterales bacterium containing:
- a CDS encoding hydantoinase/oxoprolinase N-terminal domain-containing protein, which codes for MLNVFADRGGTFTDLVAVTDDSAIAERLSSQPRFQVAVLPRQQWVIVYKLLSEQPNRYADAVIQGIRDILGLAAHEPIPAGQLQRVKMGTTVATNALLERKGDRTLLVTTRGFQDVLRIGYQNRPNIFAREIILPDMLYEQVLEVNERYTAEGEEHIALSAAELERIIQAMQAAYDDGIRSCAIVFIHGYRYPDHEQAIAAIAHQVGFSQVS